The window TTTTCCCAGTTGGTGCCCGGGCCGCCTTTCGGCCCCGGAGGGTTATTGTCGTTATCTCGCTTCCTCACCTCCGGACTGGCACCCGGACCGCCCTGTGGTCCCGGCTTGTTCTCCCAATTGGTGCCCGGGCCGCCTTTCGGCCCCGGAGGGTTATTGTCTTTATCCCACTTTCTTTCCATCATTTTTTCTTTCCTATCCACCGTACCGTCGTCATTCCTGTCCATTTTGTCTAACCTGGCTTCTTTTTTGTCCTGCTTGAATTCCTGCTTAGCTTCCCGCATGGTCTGTCTGTTCTGGTCGCGTTCCTGCAGGTTCTCCTGGTGCATAGCATGCAACTGCTCACGTAGCTGCTTAGCCGTCTCCTTGTCTCCCGCGGCCACAGCTTCCTGTATCTGCGACCTTAAGGCCTGCTCCTCGCTCCTGGCGGCTTCGGCGTCCTGCTTGATCTGGGCCTTCTGTTCTTTTATGGCTTGTTTATCTGAACCTATTTCTTCCTTCCAATCCGTCCCGCTACTCTCCTCCTGGGCGAACACCCCAAGAGGGCAACAGAGTAAAACGCTCAAGACAACACCAGCGCACCTCATCAGCTTCCCATTCACCGCGCACCTCCTTTTCGTCAACTCACGTCATCACGCGAGTTACCTACGGAAACTATCCCTCACCAGACATGCGACCTCTGAAAGCCATCTTTTCCTCTGTTCCAGGTCGCTGGTAACGATCACGTTGAACATACGCCTTTCGGTCCTGGCGACCCCGCAAAGTTCGAACACACATTTCTTCCACATCGCGTCGAGTGGATCGCCAAAAACCCTGGCTTCCCTCTCGGATACCGTGTTCGATGTGTTGAACACCAACGCGCAACGGGCCTTTAATAATCCCCTTGGAACGCCTTCTCCCGTGTCACCCTCCATGAACTCGTAAGCTATCCCGGGCCGCAGTACCCTGTCCACCCATCCCTTAAGTATAGCCGGCGGCTGTCCCCACCAATTAGGATGTACTATGATTATCCCATCGGCGGAGGATATCTCGTCGCAATGCTTTTTGGTCGGACCGTCCAGAGATGCCGTACGTGGTATTTCAGGCAGGCGAAGCAATGGATCGAACCCTTCTTCGTACAGGTCATGGAAACTAACAATATGTCCCAGGTCCTTAAGGGCATCAAGGCAGACTCGAGCGATAGCGTGGTTAAAACTGTTCTGGTCAGGATGGGCTAATATTACGGATATTTCCATACTACCCTTTATCGAATATATCTCTCAGGATAAGCCCCGTACCCAGGACCACCATTATGAGGATGAAAAAATGCATCTGTGCCACAGCAAGGAACCCGGGACCACAACTTGAAATGTTCGCGTACCCTGGCACTTTTTGCATGAAATATCCGATCGCCAGCGCGTTAACGACCGTAAGCCACAATACCGCCATACCGGCGATAGCGAACTTCCGGTCAGGCCGCATGTCATACAATTTAAGAGAGATCAACGCGCAGGAAAGCGCGAACACGGCTGCCCCTATTATGGCTACGGGGGACTTGACCACCACTCCCAGGATGATTATCCACAATGACATCCCTATGATAGTCCCGACCACTCCACCTATAAATCCAACGCGTTCGCTCATATTGGCCATATCCGCCTCCTTCGGTCAAGGTACGTATATTACCGTTATTTTACACCCCTGAAATGGTCAAGGCAAATATATTATCCGATCGGCGGGGAAAAACCTCTTACCAGTATATCTCTTCGCTCCCGGTCACTTTGTTCTTTTTGAAATACCCCTCTACCTCGACCCCCAATTCATTCAACGAGGATATATGGTATATCTTTTCGAACGCGTCGTCGAACCGGACCCGGTCCCTGAGGGCCTTACAGAATTTACTGAGCTTACCGCGTCCACACCCTTCGGCCAGATAGAACATTATCACGGATGCTTCGAGATAGAACGCTATCGGGGGGTCCACCCTCGACGGGCTCAGCATACTGAGCTCCTCGGCCGGGACGAACAGACCCTTGTTTGAAACGTGTTCCGCCCCCGGCAACACATATCTCTCGATGAACGTCTTCTCGTTCAAACAAGCGAACCCTTCCTCGAACCACAAAGGAACGGGCGTGGTATATCCCACGAACTCCCGGAATATCATATGTGCCAGTTCATGCGGCAGGATATTATCGAAGAACGCGTCATCCGACTGGAACGTACGTATCTCTTTCTGCTTCGAGAACACGTGCCCCCCGGCCCATGCCGCCGCGCGCGCATGCTCGACATACTCGCTCTGGGTAGCGTAAACAAAAACCTCGGCCCGGTCATTTCCATACCAGAAATCCGACCGTACAAAACCCAATTTGCCGGCTATACTTTTATAGTAATTCTCGCAATTGGCACCCACCTGAAGCACATATTGCCTGGGAACGGCCTTATCATAATAGACCACGAAATGAGGTGTTTTATATTCTTCCCATATACCTTTATCCTGGTTCAGGAGAGCGTCCGAGGAGGAACAACACAGTAAAAAAATAGCGGTGATGAAGACGACGATACAGGTCCTGCCGGGGCTATGTTGAACGGAGAACATCTTTAAGAACACTTCCCACCCTCTCCCTATTTGTCGTTCTTCCGATCATCAAAAAGATACAGGTATCCCGAATACCCCTCATCGGCCATCTTCTCCAGTGGAACGAACCTTAGCGCGGCGGAATTCATGCAGTACCTGAGCCCGGCAGGACCCGGCCCGTCATTAAAAACATGCCCGAGATGCGAATCTCCCCTGGCAGACCTTACCTCGGCACGGACCATACCATGACTGGTATCGGCCTTTACCACGACATGATCTTTCCCTATAGGCTTGCTGAAACTAGGCCACCCCGTATCCGACTGGAATTTGTCCCTTGAGCTGAAAAGCGGCTCCCCGGTAATGGCGTCAACATATATCCCCGGCTCCTTATTGTCCCAGTACTCGTTGAGGAAGGGTCTTTCTGTTCCGTTCTCCCTCATGACCCGGTATTGTTCCGGGGAAAGCAGTTCTTTAAGCTTCGCGTCATCCATGGGTAGAGCGCAAGGCTGGTCACCCTTCCCCGTCTTTTCTTCCCCTTTCATGATACACCCCCCGGCCATCGCCATATACGAGAGAATAACCACGGCAGAACATATATGCTGTCCCGAAAACAACGCTTTCCCCATAATGTTATTATACCGCATATGCACCGTGAACCTCCTTGTTTTTTCACATACGTTTATGGATTGTATTTAGGGTAAATGTGGCATATAATCGATCGATATATGGACCGGAACAACCTGCTCATAGCATATACCCTGCTCATCTCGCTGGCATTTTTCCCGGCAACGACCGAAGCGTGCCCTTCCAACGGCTCACACCTGGTGCCAAAAGGACGCGCCGAAGCCGGTATCGAGTATAACATCATGTATAGAAGGGACATCGAACGCTCTTACGGCGAACTGCGCACACAGGACCTTTTCTACACCGTATCGCTGGGCATCTTCGATTGGCTCGCGCTCGACGGTAAGATAGGCATAGGGGACATCCGTCACAGGAACTCTCCCGTTCTTCCCGATCTCGAGTACAGGACCGCGTTCGCTGGTGGATATGGTTTTCGCGCGGAGCTGTTCCGCCACAGGCCTTCCGGGATACGGATAATAGGCGGGGCGCAACATATCAGCGTCCATCCGCAGGACACGACTAACGGGAACAATAAATATGAATCGTTCCTGGATGACTGGCAGGTAAGCGCGCTTGTGGTAAAAGACCTTCGTTATGCCTCACTTTACGCCGGCGGGAAACTTTCAGACTGTGAAATAGTCTACAAGACCAACAAACACGATAAAAAACGGCGTTTTTCGGAAGACCATGTAGGTTTTATCGGCGGTATGGACATATGCCTGCCCGGCGACAGGCTACGACTTAACGCCGAGTTGCGTCTATTCGATGAAACGGCGTTCTCGACAGGCATATCTTACTCTTTTTGAGGACAATACCGGTCCGTTCATCCACGTTTTATGACAAAGATGATATAAGCCAGGTAAACCCCGACAAAGACCATGCCTTCCCATTTATCCAATCTATGCCTCTTACCCGTGAACATGAAGACGAACAACATCACCGCGGCGATAAGCGCGACGGAAATGTCAACATTCCCACCCGCGCTCAACGGTATAGGCCTCAAAAGCGCGCTTATTCCCAGCACGAAAAATATGTTGAAGATACAGGAACCGACTATATTGCCTACTGCTATATCCGAGTTCTTCTTATATGCCGCTACCGCCGATGTGGCCAGTTCCGGCAGTGATGTCCCAACAGCTACTATCGTCAGCCCTATAAGCGACTGGCTGATATGATAATGTTCAGCTATCCGCACGGCCCCCGTTACGACCCAGTGCCCTCCAAGCACAAGCCCGGCCAATCCGGCCAACACCATAGCGGCTATCCTGGTATACCCAACGGCCATATCCGGCGGTGTCGGAAGACCTTTTATATCCTTGGATATCCCGGCCGTATAATACAGGAACAGGCCGAAGAAAAGAATGAATACCATACCATCTATCCGGGTCAAAGCTGAGACGGCGGATTCATCTATGATCGCGTCATTAACAAGAAGCAAAAGCAGCGTCACAGCCACAAGGCTGAGCGGTATCTCTTTCCACACGGTGCCTTTCCCGACCTCAAGCGGGTATATCACTGCCGCTATGCCCAATACCAGGAGAACATTGGCTATATTGCTGCCTACAACGTTCGACAAAGCTATATCGGTAGCGCCCTTTGCGGAAGCCATGATATTAACGAAAAATTCAGGCGCCGACGTCCCGAACGCCACCAGGGTCAGCCCGATTACGAGATCTGATATCCTCAGTCTCTTTGCTAGAAGGCATGCCCCGTCCACAAGGATATCCGCCCCTTTTATAAGGACCATAAACCCCAAGACCAGCAAAACCGCGTTCATACTATCCTCCTGTCCCGCACCTTGAAGACAGCTTTCCGGACCGGGCCGTTACCCGCAAGTGGGGCATGAGCGTCCTCCGGAAAGATCACGACACACGTTCCCCTGTTTACGGTCACCCATTCCGTCGCTTCCCCCGGGAAGAACATGATATCTTTTTCCTCGCTATAAGGCTCTGTCGGCTCCCCGCATTCGGCTACCGGTTTTATCCCTATGGTATCCTCCCCTGCCAGGCAGAACTGTATATCGATATATCGCTTGTGTGCCTCCAGCCTGGCCCCTTTGGTACCTTTCCCGACCTGGTCTTCGATAATAACATACACATCATCATCGATGAAATGTCTCCCACTGACATAACTATCCAGGTCTTCACAGCCGATGAACTCAGCAGCCATCGCCAGGCCCGGGTCCATATCACAGTATTTATAAAGGTCCGCTATCGAACACAGTATCATGAACCCTCCCGTTAAGTAACATACCGTCGATCAGGATATACGTTCCCCCTTAAGTACCGCGGGGATGGGCGACGCATCTATCCTCATCCCACCGTCATTCTCTATCTTGATCGTGTATACGACACCTGGAACGAAGAGGGTCCCGGGCGCTTCTATCTGGGCGTTCTTTACGCCTGTCCTAGCCGCTTTTTTAGGGTCAAGCGCGCATTTCCAGAAATTTTCCCAGATCTCCTTTTCCATCCTGCCCGCGCTGTCATCCGGCAGTTTATACCCGTCAGGCACGCCGGAAAGCGCGGTCAATTCATACTCTTCCGTGTTCTTCCCGTCGAGCATGAATATTTTCCAGAAAAGGTATATGCTCTTGCCGCGCAACCTGTCCCCACCGCGCACAAAAGGGTCCTGGAAACGCGCGACAAGCGATTGGAACTGTATGATATTACCCGAAAAGGTGAAATACCTGGGCTTCATTGGCTCACCCGAAGCGTCATATTCCAGGAACTTAATGGTAGTCCTGGTCTTCCCGGTACTTTTATCGAGTTCGCTCGAGGTGACAAGCACCTCGGCCACACGCGTATCCGCCTCAAGCCGTGATATTATCCGCTTCAGCGCTGTCGTCTCCCCGGCATATCTCTGGTATACCGCGTAAACGGCCACGATGACAATAACCATGGCTAACAGCGGGATAAAACCCTTCCTCCTGGTCTTCATGCCCATCCTTCTTTCGCGCTATTCATACCTTAACGCCTCTATGGGGTTAAGTTCGGACGCCTTGCGCGCGGGCCATAGGCCGAAACCTACACCAACGGCAATGGAGAACGTGGTAGCCAATATCACGCTGTACAATGAGACCCTGGTAGCCCATCCCGCTATCCCCGACAACGAAAACGCCGTCAGCGTCCCCAGGGCTATACCCATAACGCCTCCCGTAAGGGTCATTACCACAGCCTCTATCAGGAACTGGGCCATTATGTCCTTCCTCCTGGCCCCTATGGCTTTCCTCAACCCTATTTCCCTGGTGCGTTCGGTGACCGACACCAGCATTATGTTCATTATGCCGATACCCCCGACAAGAAGCGATATGGCCGATATACACCCCAGGAGCAGGCTCATGGTCTTCGTGGTACTGGTCAGCATTTCCTGTATCTCGCTCATATTACGTATATTAAAAGCGTCCTCGTCATTTTTATAAAGTCGATGCCGCTTTATGATAAGAGCCTTTATCTTTTCCTCGGCATCATCCGTAGAAGCCGAGTCGCTGACCTCGACGTACAACCCGTCCAGATAGTCTTTCCCAAGCACCCTGTACATGGCGGTCGTTATAGGTATATA of the Candidatus Omnitrophota bacterium genome contains:
- a CDS encoding NAD(P)H-dependent oxidoreductase; this translates as MEISVILAHPDQNSFNHAIARVCLDALKDLGHIVSFHDLYEEGFDPLLRLPEIPRTASLDGPTKKHCDEISSADGIIIVHPNWWGQPPAILKGWVDRVLRPGIAYEFMEGDTGEGVPRGLLKARCALVFNTSNTVSEREARVFGDPLDAMWKKCVFELCGVARTERRMFNVIVTSDLEQRKRWLSEVACLVRDSFRR
- the msrB gene encoding peptide-methionine (R)-S-oxide reductase MsrB, which produces MKGEEKTGKGDQPCALPMDDAKLKELLSPEQYRVMRENGTERPFLNEYWDNKEPGIYVDAITGEPLFSSRDKFQSDTGWPSFSKPIGKDHVVVKADTSHGMVRAEVRSARGDSHLGHVFNDGPGPAGLRYCMNSAALRFVPLEKMADEGYSGYLYLFDDRKNDK
- a CDS encoding calcium/sodium antiporter, with the translated sequence MNAVLLVLGFMVLIKGADILVDGACLLAKRLRISDLVIGLTLVAFGTSAPEFFVNIMASAKGATDIALSNVVGSNIANVLLVLGIAAVIYPLEVGKGTVWKEIPLSLVAVTLLLLLVNDAIIDESAVSALTRIDGMVFILFFGLFLYYTAGISKDIKGLPTPPDMAVGYTRIAAMVLAGLAGLVLGGHWVVTGAVRIAEHYHISQSLIGLTIVAVGTSLPELATSAVAAYKKNSDIAVGNIVGSCIFNIFFVLGISALLRPIPLSAGGNVDISVALIAAVMLFVFMFTGKRHRLDKWEGMVFVGVYLAYIIFVIKRG
- a CDS encoding YhcH/YjgK/YiaL family protein gives rise to the protein MILCSIADLYKYCDMDPGLAMAAEFIGCEDLDSYVSGRHFIDDDVYVIIEDQVGKGTKGARLEAHKRYIDIQFCLAGEDTIGIKPVAECGEPTEPYSEEKDIMFFPGEATEWVTVNRGTCVVIFPEDAHAPLAGNGPVRKAVFKVRDRRIV